In Enterobacter sp. 638, a single window of DNA contains:
- the astB gene encoding N-succinylarginine dihydrolase has translation MKAREVNFDGLVGLTHHYAGLSFGNEASTKHRFQVSNPKLAAKQGLQKMKALADAGFVQAVIPPQERPNVDVLRQLGFSGSDEQVVEKAGTQAPHLLSAASSASSMWVANAATVAPSADTLDGKVHLTVANLNNKFHRATEAVTTERVLRAIFKDDARFSVHEALPQVAMFGDEGAANHNRLGGDYGDPSTQLFIYGRDDSGHVAPSRYPARQTLAASQAVARLNQVNPGQVVFAQQNPQVIDQGVFHNDVIAVSNRQVLFCHEQAFAQQEKLLATLAERVPGFMPIQVPTRAVSVQDAVQTYLFNSQLLSREDGSMLLVLPQESQNHQGVWRYLSELVKGDNPISELKVFDLRESMANGGGPACLRLRVVLTQDEIRAVNPAVLMNDALFNTLNDWVDRYYRDRLTQADLVDPQLLREGREALDALTKILHLGSVYPFQR, from the coding sequence ATGAAAGCGCGTGAAGTCAATTTTGACGGGCTGGTGGGGCTGACCCACCATTACGCTGGATTGTCGTTTGGCAATGAAGCATCGACGAAACACCGATTCCAGGTCTCGAATCCAAAGCTGGCGGCCAAGCAGGGGCTGCAGAAAATGAAAGCGCTGGCGGATGCTGGTTTTGTGCAGGCAGTGATCCCGCCGCAGGAGCGTCCAAACGTTGACGTGTTGCGCCAGCTCGGCTTTAGCGGCAGTGATGAGCAGGTCGTCGAAAAAGCCGGAACCCAAGCGCCACATTTGCTCTCGGCGGCCAGTTCGGCGTCGTCAATGTGGGTGGCCAATGCCGCCACCGTCGCGCCATCGGCCGATACGCTCGACGGAAAAGTGCATCTGACCGTGGCGAACCTCAACAATAAATTCCATCGCGCGACCGAAGCGGTCACCACCGAGCGCGTGCTCCGCGCCATCTTTAAGGATGATGCGCGGTTTAGCGTGCACGAAGCGCTGCCGCAGGTGGCGATGTTTGGTGATGAAGGGGCAGCGAACCATAACCGTCTGGGCGGTGATTACGGTGATCCCTCCACGCAGCTGTTCATTTATGGCCGCGATGACAGTGGACACGTTGCGCCGTCCCGTTATCCGGCGCGCCAGACGTTGGCCGCGAGTCAGGCCGTTGCGCGCCTGAATCAGGTCAATCCGGGACAGGTGGTGTTTGCGCAGCAAAACCCACAGGTTATCGATCAGGGCGTGTTTCATAACGACGTGATTGCGGTTTCTAATCGTCAGGTGCTGTTTTGCCATGAGCAGGCGTTTGCCCAGCAGGAGAAATTACTGGCAACCCTGGCCGAGCGCGTGCCGGGTTTTATGCCGATTCAGGTGCCGACACGTGCCGTCAGCGTGCAGGATGCGGTGCAAACCTATCTGTTCAACAGCCAGTTGCTGAGCCGTGAGGATGGCAGCATGCTGCTGGTTCTCCCGCAGGAGTCGCAAAATCATCAGGGCGTGTGGCGCTATCTCAGCGAACTGGTCAAGGGCGATAACCCCATCAGCGAACTGAAGGTGTTCGATCTGCGCGAAAGCATGGCGAACGGCGGGGGGCCGGCGTGTTTACGCCTGCGGGTGGTGCTGACGCAGGACGAAATCCGCGCCGTCAATCCGGCGGTACTGATGAATGATGCGTTGTTTAATACGCTCAACGATTGGGTCGATCGTTATTATCGCGATCGCTTAACCCAAGCTGATTTGGTCGATCCGCAACTGCTGCGGGAAGGGCGCGAGGCGCTGGATGCCTTAACGAAGATCCTGCATCTGGGATCGGTTTACCCGTTCCAGCGCTAA
- the astD gene encoding succinylglutamate-semialdehyde dehydrogenase: protein MSLWINGDWVTGEGERRVKTNPVGNEALWQGFDASPAQVEQACQAARKAFPAWAKLPFTARQAIVEKFATLLEANKAELTRVIARETGKPRWEATTEITAMINKITISVKAYHTRTGEQHTAMADGAATLRHRPHGVLAVFGPYNFPGHLPNGHIVPALLAGNTVIFKPSELTPWSGEAVVKLWEQAGLPPGVLNLVQGGRETGQALSALSDLDGLLFTGSAGTGYQLHRQLAGQPEKILALEMGGNNPLIVEDPEDIDAAVHLAIQSAFVTAGQRCTCARRLLVKNGAQGDAFLARLIEVTARLVPDAWDAEPQPFIGGLISEQAANNVIHAWREHVARGAKTLLEPKLVQPGTSLLTPGIIDMSDARDIPDEEVFGPLLCVWRYDDFDSAIAMANNTRYGLSSGLISPDREKFDQLLIEARAGIVNWNKPLTGAASTAPFGGVGASGNHRASAWYAADYCAWPMASLETPALTLPEALNPGLDFTQGNGHESA, encoded by the coding sequence ATGAGTTTATGGATCAATGGTGACTGGGTCACGGGCGAAGGCGAACGACGCGTGAAGACCAATCCGGTCGGCAACGAGGCGCTCTGGCAGGGTTTTGATGCCAGTCCGGCTCAGGTCGAGCAGGCGTGCCAGGCGGCCAGAAAAGCCTTTCCGGCGTGGGCAAAACTGCCGTTTACGGCCCGTCAGGCGATTGTCGAAAAATTTGCGACGCTGCTCGAAGCCAATAAAGCAGAACTGACCCGCGTTATCGCCCGCGAAACCGGCAAGCCGCGCTGGGAAGCGACGACCGAAATTACAGCGATGATCAATAAAATCACCATTTCGGTTAAGGCCTATCATACCCGCACCGGCGAACAGCATACCGCTATGGCGGACGGTGCGGCGACGCTGCGCCACCGTCCACACGGCGTGCTGGCAGTATTCGGGCCGTACAATTTCCCGGGACATCTGCCTAACGGCCATATTGTGCCTGCGCTGCTGGCAGGGAATACGGTGATTTTCAAACCGAGCGAGCTGACGCCGTGGAGCGGTGAAGCGGTTGTGAAACTCTGGGAACAGGCGGGTCTGCCGCCGGGCGTGCTTAATCTGGTCCAGGGCGGGCGTGAAACCGGTCAGGCGCTGAGCGCGTTAAGCGATCTCGACGGCCTGCTGTTTACCGGCAGTGCGGGAACGGGATATCAGCTGCATCGTCAGTTGGCAGGTCAGCCGGAGAAAATTCTGGCGCTGGAAATGGGCGGCAATAATCCCCTGATTGTTGAAGATCCTGAGGATATTGACGCCGCTGTGCATCTGGCGATCCAGTCGGCGTTTGTCACCGCCGGACAGCGCTGCACCTGCGCACGTCGTCTGCTGGTGAAAAACGGCGCACAGGGCGATGCGTTTTTAGCGCGTCTCATTGAGGTGACCGCGCGTCTGGTGCCTGATGCATGGGACGCCGAGCCGCAACCGTTTATCGGCGGGCTGATTTCCGAACAGGCTGCGAATAACGTCATTCATGCCTGGCGCGAACACGTGGCGCGGGGCGCAAAAACGCTGCTGGAGCCAAAGCTTGTGCAGCCGGGAACGTCACTGTTAACGCCGGGCATCATTGATATGTCGGATGCACGGGACATCCCGGATGAAGAGGTCTTTGGGCCGCTGCTGTGCGTCTGGCGTTACGATGATTTCGACAGCGCAATCGCGATGGCCAACAATACCCGCTATGGCCTGTCGAGCGGGCTGATTTCACCCGATCGCGAGAAGTTTGATCAACTGCTGATTGAAGCACGTGCGGGCATCGTGAACTGGAACAAACCGCTAACTGGAGCGGCGAGCACCGCGCCGTTTGGTGGTGTGGGTGCATCCGGTAATCATCGTGCCAGCGCGTGGTATGCCGCCGATTACTGTGCGTGGCCGATGGCCAGTCTGGAAACGCCCGCTCTGACGTTGCCGGAGGCGCTCAACCCAGGACTCGATTTTACCCAGGGGAATGGTCATGAAAGCGCGTGA
- a CDS encoding TVP38/TMEM64 family protein, which produces MKLPKILLICALMGAFFMIRTLLPPDFLSLESLKTHQRALQEYVQQAPAGSAALYFAVYVVISALSIPGAALFTLLGGTLFPLWQGVLLVSFASTLGATLAMLTSRYILRDGIQRRFSRQLKTVNEGIDSNGAFYLFALRLMPLFPFFLVNLLSGLTALGVRRYWWISQLAMLPATVIFLNAGRELGKLTSLRDILSPGMLFALTLLGLLPLVTRWLFSRYFHSSH; this is translated from the coding sequence GTGAAACTACCAAAAATTCTGTTGATATGCGCCCTCATGGGCGCATTTTTCATGATTCGTACCCTGCTGCCCCCCGATTTTCTGTCGCTCGAATCCCTCAAAACGCATCAACGCGCGCTCCAGGAATATGTGCAGCAGGCACCCGCCGGCAGTGCCGCACTCTATTTTGCGGTTTACGTGGTGATCTCTGCCCTGTCGATTCCAGGGGCGGCGCTGTTCACCCTGCTCGGCGGTACGCTGTTCCCGCTATGGCAGGGCGTCCTGCTGGTGTCGTTTGCCTCAACGCTTGGCGCGACGCTCGCGATGCTCACCAGCCGTTATATTTTGCGCGACGGGATCCAGCGCCGGTTCAGCCGCCAACTGAAAACGGTGAATGAGGGGATAGACAGCAACGGCGCATTTTATCTTTTCGCCCTGCGCCTGATGCCGCTTTTTCCGTTCTTTCTGGTCAATTTACTCTCCGGATTAACCGCCCTTGGCGTGCGTCGTTACTGGTGGATTAGTCAGCTGGCGATGCTGCCTGCCACGGTGATTTTCCTGAATGCCGGACGCGAACTGGGCAAGCTGACATCGCTGCGCGATATTCTGTCGCCGGGCATGCTTTTCGCCCTTACA
- the astE gene encoding succinylglutamate desuccinylase, whose amino-acid sequence MQNLLALTLADETPAARQGEGPTFHWKWSWRGLLELIPFETSERSLVLSAGIHGNETAPVEIVDLLLKALFTGDISLRCRVLVVLGNPPALAQNKRYLESDINRMFGGRGAQFPQGDETARALQLENSVREFFATAGPDRWHLDLHTAIRASYHVRFGVMPQRNQPWDESFLGWLGDAGLEALVFHQSPGGTFTHFTCENFGALACTLELGKALPFGQNDLSRFTPTHLALRALLSGNKPEHYSGTVERYRVVQQITRRSEAFQLHMAAHTLNFTPFRHGVVLAQDGDERYEVQKTTEYVLFPNPSVAFGLRAGLMLEKLT is encoded by the coding sequence ATGCAGAATTTACTGGCGCTGACGCTGGCGGATGAAACGCCTGCTGCGCGGCAAGGCGAGGGGCCGACGTTTCACTGGAAATGGTCCTGGCGCGGGTTACTTGAACTGATCCCTTTTGAGACCAGTGAACGGTCTCTGGTGCTTTCCGCGGGCATTCACGGCAATGAAACCGCACCGGTTGAAATTGTCGATTTACTCCTCAAGGCACTGTTTACCGGTGACATATCTTTGCGCTGCCGTGTGCTGGTGGTGCTGGGGAATCCTCCGGCGCTGGCGCAAAACAAGCGCTATCTGGAAAGCGATATCAACCGGATGTTTGGCGGACGCGGGGCGCAGTTTCCGCAGGGTGACGAGACCGCGCGGGCACTCCAGCTTGAAAACAGCGTACGCGAGTTTTTTGCCACGGCGGGTCCTGACCGCTGGCATCTCGATCTGCATACCGCCATTCGTGCGTCTTACCACGTGCGTTTTGGTGTCATGCCGCAGCGCAACCAGCCGTGGGATGAGTCTTTCCTTGGCTGGCTCGGGGATGCGGGCCTTGAGGCGCTGGTTTTCCATCAGTCACCAGGCGGGACATTTACCCATTTTACCTGCGAGAATTTTGGTGCGCTGGCCTGTACGCTTGAGCTGGGCAAAGCGTTGCCGTTCGGGCAGAACGATCTTTCACGCTTTACCCCGACGCATCTGGCGCTGCGTGCGCTGTTATCCGGAAACAAGCCTGAACATTATTCAGGAACCGTCGAGCGCTATCGGGTCGTGCAGCAGATCACCCGCCGCAGCGAGGCATTCCAGCTACATATGGCAGCGCATACGTTGAACTTCACCCCTTTCCGGCATGGTGTGGTGTTGGCGCAAGACGGTGACGAGCGCTACGAAGTGCAGAAAACGACGGAATACGTGTTGTTCCCCAATCCCTCGGTTGCCTTTGGTTTGCGGGCAGGGTTGATGCTTGAGAAATTAACCTAA
- the astA gene encoding arginine N-succinyltransferase encodes MMVIRPVERGDLAGLMQLAGKTGGGLTSLPADEKTLSSRIDRALQTWQGTLPKSEQGYVFVLEESDTGTVVGICAIEVAVGLNDPWYNYRVGTLVHASKELNVYNALPTLFLSNDHTGSSELCTLFLDPDWRKEGNGYLLSKSRFMFMAAFRDRFNEKVVAEMRGVIDETGYSPFWESLGERFFSMEFSRADYLCGTGQKAFIAELMPKHPIYTDFLSPQAQAVIGQVHPQTAPARAVLEKEGFRYHNYVDIFDGGPTLECDVDRVRAIRKSRLVTVAEGQPAPGEWPACLVANEQYDQFRAMLIHTNPTCERLVLTAAQLDVLKCNAGDTVRLVRLCPEEKTA; translated from the coding sequence ATGATGGTCATCCGTCCCGTTGAGCGCGGCGATCTCGCCGGACTCATGCAGCTTGCCGGTAAGACGGGGGGCGGGCTGACCTCGCTTCCTGCCGATGAAAAAACGCTGTCGTCTCGCATCGACCGCGCCCTGCAAACCTGGCAAGGGACGCTGCCAAAAAGTGAACAAGGCTACGTCTTTGTTCTGGAGGAGTCTGACACCGGGACCGTGGTAGGGATCTGCGCCATCGAGGTGGCGGTGGGCCTTAATGACCCGTGGTACAACTACCGCGTTGGTACGCTGGTTCACGCATCGAAAGAGCTGAATGTCTATAACGCGCTGCCGACGCTTTTCCTCAGCAACGATCACACCGGCAGCAGCGAACTCTGCACTTTATTTCTTGACCCCGACTGGCGCAAAGAGGGCAACGGCTATCTGCTCTCGAAATCCCGCTTTATGTTTATGGCCGCATTTCGCGATCGCTTTAACGAAAAAGTGGTGGCGGAAATGCGCGGCGTTATCGATGAAACGGGCTACTCCCCGTTCTGGGAAAGCCTGGGTGAACGCTTCTTCTCGATGGAATTTAGCCGCGCCGACTATTTGTGCGGGACAGGGCAGAAAGCGTTTATCGCCGAATTGATGCCGAAACATCCCATCTACACCGACTTTTTAAGTCCGCAAGCGCAGGCGGTAATTGGCCAGGTTCATCCGCAGACCGCGCCCGCTCGCGCGGTGCTGGAGAAAGAAGGTTTCCGCTACCATAACTATGTCGATATTTTTGACGGCGGCCCGACGCTCGAATGCGACGTCGACCGCGTGCGAGCCATCCGTAAAAGCCGTCTGGTGACGGTGGCAGAAGGCCAGCCAGCGCCGGGTGAATGGCCCGCTTGTCTGGTGGCGAACGAGCAGTACGACCAGTTTCGCGCGATGCTTATCCACACCAACCCCACCTGTGAACGTCTGGTGCTGACCGCAGCCCAACTGGATGTCCTGAAATGTAACGCAGGCGATACCGTTCGTCTGGTGCGACTTTGCCCCGAGGAGAAAACAGCATGA
- a CDS encoding aspartate aminotransferase family protein, which produces MSLSITRENFDEWMMPVYAPAAFIPVRGEGSRLWDQQGKEYIDFAGGIAVNALGHAHPALRQALNDQAAKFWHTGNGYTNEPALRLAKKLIDATFAEKIFFCNSGAEANEAALKLARKYAHDHFGAQKSGIVAFKNAFHGRTLFTVSAGGQPAYSEDFAPLPPDIRHAIYNDLQSAAALINDDTCAVIVEPMQGEGGVVPADKAFLQGLRELCDRHNALLIFDEVQTGVGRTGELYAYMHYGVTPDVLSTAKALGGGFPIGAILTTNKCASVMVVGTHGTTYGGNPLASAVAGQVLDIINTPEVLKGVKQRHDWFVERLNAINSKTGMFKEIRGLGLLIGCELTAEFAGKAKLISQEAAKAGVMVLIAGANVVRFAPALIVSEEEVATGLDRFALACEQVKSGVSS; this is translated from the coding sequence ATGTCTCTGTCAATTACGCGTGAAAATTTCGATGAATGGATGATGCCGGTTTACGCCCCGGCGGCTTTTATTCCGGTACGGGGTGAAGGCTCACGCCTGTGGGACCAGCAGGGAAAAGAGTACATCGACTTTGCGGGCGGGATTGCGGTAAATGCCCTGGGCCACGCGCATCCGGCGCTGCGGCAGGCGTTGAACGACCAGGCAGCGAAGTTCTGGCACACCGGCAACGGCTATACCAACGAGCCTGCGCTGCGCCTGGCTAAAAAATTGATCGACGCGACCTTTGCCGAAAAAATCTTTTTCTGTAACTCCGGCGCCGAGGCCAACGAAGCGGCACTCAAGCTGGCACGTAAATACGCCCACGATCATTTTGGTGCGCAAAAAAGCGGAATTGTGGCGTTCAAAAACGCCTTCCACGGACGCACCCTGTTTACCGTGAGCGCGGGCGGTCAGCCCGCGTATTCAGAAGATTTTGCTCCGCTGCCGCCGGACATTCGTCACGCCATCTATAACGATCTGCAATCCGCCGCCGCGCTGATTAATGACGATACCTGCGCGGTGATCGTCGAGCCGATGCAAGGCGAGGGCGGCGTGGTGCCTGCCGATAAAGCGTTCCTGCAAGGACTGCGCGAACTGTGCGATCGCCACAACGCGCTGCTGATTTTTGATGAAGTCCAGACCGGCGTTGGCCGTACCGGCGAGCTGTATGCGTACATGCACTACGGCGTGACGCCGGATGTGCTATCGACGGCCAAAGCCCTCGGCGGTGGATTCCCAATCGGTGCCATTCTGACGACCAACAAATGTGCCAGCGTCATGGTCGTGGGCACGCACGGCACGACTTACGGCGGTAACCCGTTGGCGTCGGCGGTGGCAGGACAGGTACTGGATATTATCAATACGCCAGAGGTGTTAAAGGGCGTGAAGCAGCGCCACGACTGGTTTGTGGAGCGTCTTAACGCCATTAACAGCAAAACCGGTATGTTCAAAGAAATTCGTGGTCTGGGCTTGCTAATTGGCTGCGAACTGACGGCTGAATTTGCCGGAAAAGCTAAACTTATTTCACAGGAAGCGGCAAAAGCGGGCGTGATGGTGCTGATCGCGGGGGCTAACGTAGTGCGTTTTGCACCGGCGTTAATCGTCAGCGAAGAAGAGGTCGCCACCGGTTTAGACCGTTTTGCGCTGGCCTGTGAACAGGTGAAATCAGGGGTGTCATCATGA
- the xthA gene encoding exodeoxyribonuclease III, with the protein MKFVSFNINGLRARPHQLEAIVEQHQPDVIGLQETKVHDDMFPLEDVAKLGYNVFYHGQKGHYGVALLTKQTPISVRRGFPGDDGEAQRRIIMAEIPSPLGNITVINGYFPQGESRDHPTKFPAKAKFYQDLQDYLTTELNKENPVLIMGDVNISPTDLDIGIGEDSRKRWLRTGKCSFLPEEREWMQRLQSWGLVDTFRAANPDTQDRFSWFDYRSKGFDDNRGLRIDLLLASAPLAERCIETGIDYDIRGMEKPSDHAPVWAKFKL; encoded by the coding sequence ATGAAATTTGTCTCTTTTAATATCAACGGCCTGCGCGCCCGTCCTCACCAGCTGGAAGCCATCGTTGAGCAACATCAGCCAGACGTGATCGGCCTGCAGGAGACAAAAGTTCACGACGACATGTTCCCCCTCGAAGACGTCGCAAAACTCGGCTACAACGTCTTTTATCACGGGCAGAAAGGCCACTATGGCGTGGCGCTGCTGACTAAACAGACTCCGATTTCCGTACGTCGTGGCTTCCCTGGCGACGACGGTGAAGCGCAGCGCCGCATTATCATGGCGGAAATTCCGTCTCCACTTGGAAACATCACCGTCATCAATGGGTATTTCCCGCAGGGCGAAAGCCGCGACCACCCGACCAAATTCCCGGCCAAAGCCAAGTTCTATCAGGATCTGCAGGATTATCTGACGACGGAACTGAACAAAGAGAATCCGGTACTGATCATGGGTGACGTGAATATCAGCCCAACGGATCTGGATATCGGCATCGGCGAAGACAGCCGCAAGCGCTGGCTGCGAACCGGGAAATGCTCGTTCCTGCCGGAAGAGCGCGAGTGGATGCAGCGTCTGCAAAGTTGGGGTCTGGTGGATACCTTCCGTGCCGCAAACCCTGATACGCAGGACCGTTTCTCGTGGTTTGACTACCGCTCAAAAGGCTTTGATGACAACCGTGGCCTGCGCATCGACCTGCTGCTGGCCAGCGCACCGCTGGCGGAACGCTGCATCGAAACCGGTATCGATTACGATATTCGCGGCATGGAAAAGCCGTCCGACCACGCGCCAGTCTGGGCTAAGTTCAAACTGTAA